The following is a genomic window from Spirosoma foliorum.
ACTGAGCATTTAATCCCAAATTCCGTAAGTGAACGGCTACATTCATAGGCGCCCCACCCGGTTGTTTGCTATCCGGTAAGATGTCCCAGAGAATTTCGCCAAAGCAGATAATAGTTGTCGATGTCATTGCTGAAGCCGATTAATGGACTAGGAATGTTTTTTCGATTTGCTCCAAACTGGTTCCCTTCGTTTCGGGCATCAGGCGAACAACAAACAGGAGTTGCAACACCATCATGATGGTAAAAAACAGGAAGGTATTGCCCCCTCCAATGTGTTCGGCGAAGTAGGGAAAAGTAAACGTGATAATAGCCGCCATTAGCCAATGGGTAAAACTGCCCAGCGACTGGCCACTGGCACGCACCTCGTTGGGGAATATTTCGGAAATGAATACCCAGATGACCGCTCCCTGCGAGAAACCAAAAAAGGCGATATAGCCAAAGAGCAGCAAAGGCACACTCATGCCGCTAAAATCTTGTAGGTAGAACGCCCGAGCCACTAAGCCCAGAGTGATGATTAAACCAACCGACCCAATTTTCATGAGTGTCCGGCGGCCAAACCGATCAATAAGGTTCATCGAAATCATCGTAAAGATGAGGTTGACCAACCCAACACCTGCCGATGACAGCAAAGCCGAACTCTTGCCCAGACCCGTCATTTCGAAAATCCGGGGCGCATAGTAAATGATGGCATTAATCCCCGAAACCTGATTGAAGACCGCAAACAATACGGCCAGCATAATGGGTGTTTTATGGCTTGCCGAAAACAGTCGGGTAGAGCCTTCGATATGATGATTGCTTTGCTGAATGGCGACCAGCGTTTCCTTGGCAGTGGCTGGATCGATCATATTCAGTACCTGAAGGGCTTCGGCCACTTGCCCTTTCTTGAGCAATAACCAACGAGGACTTTCGGGAATATTCAGAACGGCAACCAGAAAAATCAGTGAGGGTATTGCCTGTACGCCCAGCATCCAGCGCCACGAGTCAGCCCCAACGCCTGCCAGCAAGAAGTTCGACAGATAAGCGATCAGAATGCCTAATACAACATTGAACTGAAACAGAGCAACCAGGCGTCCACGGGAGTTGGCGGGCGAAATTTCGGTGATGTACATGGGGGCCGCCACTGAGGAAGCGCCTACACCTAACCCACCCAGAAAACGAAAGATTAGAAAGATATTCCAATCGGTAGCCAGTGCCGTTCCGATAGACGCGGCTAAGTACAAAATGGCAATCCAGAGTAGTGTTTTTTTACGACCAAAGGTTTCGGCAGGAATACCGCCCAGCATGGAGCCGATAACCGTACCGATGAGCGCAATGGAAACAGTCAGGCCATGTTCCCAGACATTAAGGCTCCATAGAGATTGTAAGGATTGCTCAACCCCAGAGATAACGGCGGTATCGAAACCGAAGAGAAAACCACCCAGAGCGGCTGTGATTGACCAAACAAAAATGCGCTGTTTCTGACTCATACATTGATTCATCAATCAGGCTATCACCCGATTGATGAATCAAACTTACAGCTTGTCCTGGCAGGAGACTTTCAGATATTGTTCAACTAACTACAAATTAAGATCAGAACACAAATCACTGTTTATCAACATATTAATAAATACATATTGAATACTTTTTCAATTTTGTTACGTTGATTTTCGATTTTGTTACGAAGCATTTTTTTCCAGATTCAACACCTCTACGCGGTAGCCTACGCCATGCACTGCAACAATCCGAATACTTGGATCATCCTGAAGCATTTTCCGTAAACGTGAGACAAATACATCGACGCTACGCCCTACAATAATACCCTCATCTTCCCAAACCGATTTAAGAATGAAGTCCCGTTCGATTACCTGATTGAGATGACCTATAAAAAACGTGAGCAACTTCGCTTCGCGA
Proteins encoded in this region:
- a CDS encoding sugar porter family MFS transporter is translated as MSQKQRIFVWSITAALGGFLFGFDTAVISGVEQSLQSLWSLNVWEHGLTVSIALIGTVIGSMLGGIPAETFGRKKTLLWIAILYLAASIGTALATDWNIFLIFRFLGGLGVGASSVAAPMYITEISPANSRGRLVALFQFNVVLGILIAYLSNFLLAGVGADSWRWMLGVQAIPSLIFLVAVLNIPESPRWLLLKKGQVAEALQVLNMIDPATAKETLVAIQQSNHHIEGSTRLFSASHKTPIMLAVLFAVFNQVSGINAIIYYAPRIFEMTGLGKSSALLSSAGVGLVNLIFTMISMNLIDRFGRRTLMKIGSVGLIITLGLVARAFYLQDFSGMSVPLLLFGYIAFFGFSQGAVIWVFISEIFPNEVRASGQSLGSFTHWLMAAIITFTFPYFAEHIGGGNTFLFFTIMMVLQLLFVVRLMPETKGTSLEQIEKTFLVH